Proteins found in one Deinococcus seoulensis genomic segment:
- a CDS encoding phenylalanine--tRNA ligase subunit beta has product MKIPYSWLKELVPGLPVVSELEPIFAQLGLPLEGVEEVAAPPAGVLLVAVKAAEAMPGTQLTRLTLDVGEHGERVIASGAGNAVGLPAGTMLALVSPGTELGGMTYGVRALQGVESWGMAASAKELGLGESSAGLMLFPANTAKPGTPMRELWAADHVLDVEVTPNRADVLSALGLARDLAAFLKLELVQPPAGPQAVGEGEIRVSLPEKGIRIERDPTQKLRFGCDRFVARTVSGLRNGPAPLWMQRRVTLAGMRSIDLIVDTSNYVMLELGQPTALYDRRDVHGDQILVAFGLRQGEQVRDLMGNEHEVGPEDLLILDGAQPEVSTVAEAFETAGQPKPGDTVLGIAGIMGGDHGHVRADTTDVVVEVAHFDPVLLRRTSTRLGLKTDAVYRYERGVDPLLPERAAARLVGLLGDAGGQVHPGATVVGDPEIPGRIEATGEQIRALLGMPVDTEEMRGILSRLGCVVEGEGDALSVVPPSWRVDMAIWQDLAEEVARLHGFVHLPESLPTLRVHGSNVGAEKEGVARATLRRTLAGLGAQEVVTYTFTSDEEAQKARTERPGVRLRNPLTADRTGLRTALYPSLVKAAQAHAKGDRVLIFEMGRIFPASGETERVGLLMRGPLAPRTDQAGVAGDFRAFKGLVESLAGTLGASFELRQLRGDAVPSALHPGIAGEVVWNGQSVGWLGALHPEIAQAFGLKGDTFLMEAALPLPAREWAFRDPSRAPAAWRDLAVITPTGVSYGEIAALLREHGGTLLESVEPFDVFTGEQIGAGNRSVAVRLVFRGDRTLTDAEVDPVMDALMNAVRAQGWSIREK; this is encoded by the coding sequence ATGAAAATTCCGTATTCGTGGTTGAAGGAACTGGTGCCGGGTCTGCCGGTGGTGTCGGAGCTGGAGCCGATTTTCGCGCAGCTGGGTCTGCCGTTGGAGGGCGTGGAGGAGGTCGCGGCGCCGCCTGCGGGGGTGCTGCTGGTGGCGGTGAAGGCGGCCGAGGCGATGCCGGGCACGCAGCTGACGCGCCTGACGCTGGATGTCGGTGAGCACGGCGAGCGGGTCATCGCGTCGGGTGCGGGGAACGCCGTGGGGCTGCCCGCGGGGACGATGCTGGCGCTGGTGTCGCCGGGCACGGAGCTGGGCGGCATGACGTATGGCGTGCGGGCGTTGCAGGGCGTGGAGTCGTGGGGCATGGCGGCCAGCGCGAAGGAGCTGGGCCTGGGTGAGAGCAGCGCGGGCTTGATGCTGTTCCCGGCGAACACCGCGAAACCGGGGACGCCGATGCGCGAGCTGTGGGCGGCGGATCACGTGCTGGACGTGGAGGTCACGCCGAACCGCGCGGACGTGCTGAGTGCGCTGGGGCTGGCGCGGGATCTGGCGGCGTTCCTGAAGCTGGAGCTGGTGCAGCCCCCGGCCGGGCCGCAGGCGGTGGGGGAGGGCGAGATCCGCGTGTCCCTGCCGGAGAAGGGCATCCGCATCGAGCGGGACCCGACGCAGAAGCTGCGCTTCGGCTGTGACCGCTTCGTGGCCCGCACCGTCAGTGGCCTGCGCAACGGTCCGGCTCCGCTGTGGATGCAGCGCCGCGTGACCCTGGCGGGCATGCGCTCCATCGACCTGATCGTGGATACCAGCAATTACGTGATGCTGGAACTGGGTCAGCCGACGGCGCTGTACGACCGCCGGGACGTGCACGGCGATCAGATCCTCGTGGCGTTCGGGCTGCGGCAGGGCGAGCAGGTGCGCGACCTGATGGGGAACGAGCATGAGGTCGGCCCGGAGGATCTGCTGATCCTCGACGGCGCGCAGCCCGAGGTGTCCACCGTCGCGGAGGCCTTCGAGACCGCTGGGCAGCCCAAACCGGGCGACACGGTGCTGGGCATCGCGGGCATCATGGGCGGCGATCACGGGCACGTGCGCGCCGACACGACGGACGTGGTGGTGGAGGTCGCGCACTTCGATCCGGTGCTGCTGCGCCGCACGAGCACCCGCCTGGGCCTGAAGACCGACGCCGTGTACCGCTACGAGCGCGGCGTGGACCCCCTGCTGCCCGAACGCGCGGCGGCCCGACTGGTGGGCCTGCTGGGCGACGCGGGCGGGCAGGTGCACCCCGGCGCGACCGTCGTGGGCGACCCCGAGATTCCGGGCCGGATCGAGGCGACGGGCGAGCAGATCCGCGCGCTGCTGGGCATGCCCGTGGACACCGAGGAGATGCGCGGCATCCTCAGCCGCCTCGGGTGCGTCGTGGAGGGTGAGGGGGACGCCCTGAGCGTCGTGCCGCCCTCATGGCGGGTGGACATGGCGATCTGGCAGGACCTCGCCGAGGAGGTCGCGCGCCTGCACGGGTTCGTGCACCTCCCCGAGAGCCTCCCCACCCTGCGCGTGCACGGCAGCAACGTCGGCGCGGAGAAGGAGGGCGTGGCCCGCGCGACGCTGCGCCGCACCCTGGCCGGACTGGGCGCGCAGGAGGTCGTCACGTACACCTTCACCAGCGACGAGGAAGCCCAGAAGGCCCGCACCGAGCGGCCCGGCGTGCGCCTGCGCAACCCCCTGACCGCCGACCGCACCGGGCTGCGCACCGCGCTGTACCCCAGCCTCGTGAAGGCCGCGCAGGCCCACGCGAAGGGCGACCGCGTGCTGATCTTCGAGATGGGCCGCATCTTCCCCGCCAGCGGCGAGACGGAACGGGTGGGCCTGCTGATGCGCGGCCCGCTGGCGCCCCGCACCGATCAGGCGGGCGTCGCCGGGGACTTCCGCGCGTTCAAGGGCCTCGTCGAATCCCTGGCGGGCACCCTGGGCGCCAGCTTCGAACTGCGTCAGCTGCGCGGCGACGCCGTCCCCAGCGCCCTGCACCCCGGCATCGCGGGTGAGGTCGTCTGGAACGGCCAGAGCGTCGGCTGGCTCGGCGCGCTGCACCCCGAAATCGCCCAGGCGTTCGGCCTGAAAGGCGACACCTTCCTCATGGAAGCCGCGCTGCCCCTCCCGGCTCGCGAATGGGCGTTCCGCGACCCCAGCCGCGCCCCCGCCGCGTGGCGTGACCTCGCCGTCATCACCCCCACCGGTGTCAGCTACGGCGAGATCGCCGCCCTGCTGCGCGAACACGGCGGCACGCTGCTCGAAAGCGTGGAACCCTTCGACGTGTTCACCGGCGAGCAGATCGGCGCGGGCAACCGCTCCGTCGCCGTACGCCTCGTCTTCCGCGGCGACAGGACCCTCACCGACGCCGAGGTGGACCCCGTCATGGACGCCCTCATGAACGCGGTGCGCGCGCAGGGCTGGAGCATCCGCGAGAAGTAA
- a CDS encoding NUDIX hydrolase has protein sequence MRARAVAIILNDSAEVLLMLRRKQGRAYATLPGGGIEPGETPAQACIREVLEEVNLTVTVGPPLLVLENIGNLEHYFRAHVQSGEMRLGDGPEAIRSSDENWYSPQWVPLTDLESVNLVPEQARELVREVAAQ, from the coding sequence GTGAGAGCCCGCGCCGTCGCCATCATCCTGAACGACAGCGCCGAAGTGCTCCTCATGCTCCGCCGCAAGCAGGGCCGCGCGTACGCCACGCTGCCCGGCGGCGGCATCGAGCCCGGCGAGACGCCCGCGCAGGCCTGCATCCGCGAGGTGCTGGAGGAAGTGAACCTGACCGTCACGGTCGGCCCGCCCCTCCTCGTGCTGGAGAACATCGGCAACCTGGAGCACTACTTCCGGGCGCACGTGCAGTCCGGCGAGATGCGCCTCGGCGACGGCCCCGAAGCGATCCGCAGCAGCGACGAGAACTGGTACTCGCCGCAGTGGGTGCCCCTCACAGACCTGGAAAGCGTGAACCTCGTGCCCGAGCAGGCGCGGGAACTGGTGCGCGAGGTGGCCGCGCAATGA
- the pheS gene encoding phenylalanine--tRNA ligase subunit alpha: MQQEAIQAIQAATTLDELQTVKTRYVGKSGLVTRELGTLGKLPPEERKARGAEINAVRQAIQDALDTRETTLKREALDAQLASEAIDVTLPGLPLPSGGLHPINRVYDDLTGIYERLGYTVVEGPEVEDEHHNFEALNVPWYHPARDLQDTFWLEDGRLLRTHTSPMQIRYMVDHEPDLKIVVRGKVYRYEATDATHESMFHQLEGLVVGDHINMADLKGTIAEMARGLYGPRAKVRFQPSYYPFVEPGADFAVYWDNPRGESKWLELGGCGMVHPNVFKAVDDLREAQGKERVYEGKTGFAFGLGPERIAMLKYKIPDIRYFYANDPRVIGQFRGELE; encoded by the coding sequence ATGCAACAAGAAGCCATCCAGGCCATCCAGGCGGCCACCACCCTCGACGAACTCCAGACCGTCAAGACCAGATACGTCGGCAAGAGCGGCCTTGTCACCCGCGAACTCGGCACCCTCGGAAAACTCCCCCCCGAAGAACGCAAGGCACGCGGCGCCGAGATCAACGCCGTCCGTCAGGCCATCCAGGACGCCCTCGACACCCGCGAAACCACCCTGAAACGCGAAGCCCTCGACGCCCAGCTGGCCAGCGAGGCCATCGACGTCACCCTCCCCGGCCTCCCCCTGCCCAGTGGCGGCCTGCACCCCATCAACCGCGTCTACGACGACCTCACCGGCATCTACGAACGCCTCGGGTACACCGTCGTCGAAGGCCCCGAAGTCGAAGACGAACACCACAACTTCGAAGCCCTCAACGTCCCCTGGTACCACCCCGCCCGCGACCTCCAGGACACCTTCTGGCTCGAAGACGGCCGCCTGCTGCGCACCCACACCAGCCCCATGCAGATCCGCTACATGGTCGACCACGAACCCGACCTCAAGATCGTCGTGCGCGGCAAGGTCTACCGCTACGAAGCCACCGACGCCACCCACGAAAGCATGTTCCACCAGCTCGAAGGCCTCGTCGTCGGCGACCACATCAACATGGCCGACCTGAAAGGCACCATCGCCGAAATGGCCCGCGGCCTCTACGGGCCCCGCGCCAAAGTCCGCTTCCAGCCCAGCTACTACCCCTTCGTCGAACCCGGCGCGGACTTCGCCGTGTACTGGGACAACCCCCGCGGCGAAAGCAAATGGCTCGAACTCGGCGGATGCGGCATGGTCCACCCCAACGTCTTCAAAGCCGTCGACGACCTCCGCGAAGCCCAGGGCAAGGAGCGCGTGTACGAAGGCAAGACCGGCTTCGCATTCGGCCTCGGCCCGGAACGCATCGCCATGCTCAAGTACAAAATCCCCGACATCCGCTACTTCTACGCCAACGACCCGAGAGTCATCGGGCAGTTCCGGGGAGAACTGGAGTGA
- a CDS encoding NUDIX domain-containing protein yields the protein MTLMQLREVWGNRPLMAASAGVLIQDEHGRVLLQRRGDDGLWGEPGGALEPGEDFLTGARRELFEETGLDCPNLTLLPLPEGLQDGPELFHRYPNGHEIYIIGMRAHGTLPAAALERAAPDDSGETLDLRWFPLDALPDLSNNANRASMNVLRARAGLPPLPLAPTPPAPPIGNFLMDLRRVIGPRPWFAPGSNVLVTDDQGRLLLLRHGHTRLWTLPGGSLEPGETFAGTAARELFEETGLHATHLEPLHLFAGPEYRFTYPNGHVIDNVSVLYRAHGVTGTLTPQEGEVLDVSWFSPDDLPPEEDLSGELIRANLRWWRTHG from the coding sequence ATGACCCTGATGCAACTTCGAGAGGTGTGGGGCAACCGCCCCCTGATGGCCGCGTCGGCCGGTGTCCTGATCCAGGACGAGCACGGGCGGGTGCTGCTGCAACGCCGCGGTGATGATGGCCTGTGGGGCGAACCGGGCGGCGCGCTGGAACCCGGCGAGGACTTCCTGACCGGCGCCCGCCGCGAACTGTTCGAGGAGACGGGGCTGGACTGCCCGAACCTGACCCTCCTGCCACTGCCCGAGGGATTGCAGGACGGCCCGGAGCTGTTCCACCGCTACCCGAACGGGCACGAGATCTACATCATCGGGATGCGCGCACACGGCACGCTCCCCGCCGCCGCGCTGGAACGGGCCGCGCCGGACGACAGCGGCGAGACGCTGGACCTGCGGTGGTTCCCGCTGGACGCCCTGCCGGACCTCAGCAACAACGCCAACCGCGCCAGCATGAACGTCCTGCGCGCCCGCGCGGGCCTCCCACCCCTGCCCCTGGCCCCCACCCCGCCCGCGCCACCGATCGGGAACTTCCTGATGGACTTACGGCGCGTGATCGGCCCGCGCCCCTGGTTCGCGCCCGGCTCGAACGTCCTCGTCACCGACGACCAGGGTCGCCTCCTGCTGCTGCGACACGGGCACACCCGCCTGTGGACGCTGCCCGGCGGCAGCCTGGAACCCGGCGAGACCTTCGCGGGGACCGCCGCCCGCGAACTGTTCGAGGAGACTGGCCTGCACGCCACCCACCTGGAGCCGCTGCACCTATTCGCCGGACCCGAGTACCGCTTCACGTACCCCAACGGGCACGTCATCGACAACGTCTCCGTCCTGTACCGCGCCCACGGCGTCACCGGAACCCTCACCCCCCAGGAGGGCGAGGTGCTGGACGTCAGCTGGTTCAGCCCCGACGACCTCCCCCCCGAAGAGGACCTGAGCGGCGAACTGATCCGCGCCAACCTCCGCTGGTGGCGCACGCACGGCTGA
- a CDS encoding endonuclease domain-containing protein produces the protein MPPERHSPSTDVARMLRRRMTPEEILLWQHLRRRQLGVTFRRQEPMGRYVADFVCYERTLVIELDGSQHLNSDADRERDADMLDHGFHTLRFWNNEVRRNLPGVLERIQQVLEARKDL, from the coding sequence GTGCCGCCTGAACGACACAGTCCATCCACCGACGTAGCCCGCATGCTGCGCAGACGCATGACCCCCGAAGAAATCCTGTTGTGGCAGCACCTGCGCCGCAGACAACTCGGCGTCACCTTCCGCAGACAGGAACCCATGGGACGGTACGTCGCGGACTTCGTCTGCTACGAACGCACCCTCGTCATCGAACTCGACGGCAGCCAACACCTGAACAGCGACGCGGACCGGGAACGAGACGCCGACATGCTCGACCACGGCTTCCACACCCTGCGCTTCTGGAACAACGAAGTACGCCGCAACCTCCCCGGTGTCCTCGAACGAATCCAACAAGTCCTGGAAGCCAGAAAGGACCTTTAG
- a CDS encoding lipid-A-disaccharide synthase-related protein produces MTPPVPAADATLIVSNGHAEDLIGAALARELLAARPEPLLALPLVGAGRAYGNVAAVQGPLLNLPSGGFPFGSLNNLRADLRAGLLTTSLRQWWAARSLGPQVNRVVVVGDTYALLVGTLAARAVAGPRGPRLPLTHLQPLVSTHYARGMGVRSHLRELNALGANLFMPWEVALARRARRVYTRDAPSAASLARRGVNASYRGSFAMDILPAPERDLPELPTGRPVLALVPGQRGDADFSLPLMLEAAAHLPEWQAAVAFANDWAALPVPAGWQLTGAGDQTRWLQRGDVRVLVLRGAFAAVARRATMALGTAGTASEQLAGLGVPVIGFPTPGPQYVAGFARRQARLLGRALTVTPADPCEVVRAVRTLFDHPQRLKAAQADGRERIGPPGALRAIAAELDG; encoded by the coding sequence GTGACTCCTCCTGTACCGGCTGCGGACGCCACTCTGATCGTATCGAACGGCCACGCCGAAGACCTGATCGGCGCGGCGCTGGCCCGCGAGTTGCTGGCTGCGCGGCCAGAGCCACTGCTGGCACTGCCGCTGGTGGGGGCGGGGCGGGCGTATGGCAACGTGGCCGCAGTGCAAGGACCGCTCCTGAACCTGCCCTCGGGCGGCTTTCCCTTCGGCAGCCTGAACAACCTGCGCGCCGACCTGCGCGCCGGGCTTCTGACCACCTCGCTGCGGCAGTGGTGGGCAGCCCGCTCCCTGGGTCCGCAGGTCAACCGGGTGGTGGTGGTGGGCGACACCTACGCGCTGCTGGTGGGCACGCTGGCAGCGCGCGCGGTTGCCGGGCCACGGGGCCCGCGCCTGCCCCTGACGCACCTTCAGCCACTGGTCTCCACGCACTATGCCCGTGGCATGGGAGTGCGGTCACACCTGCGGGAACTGAACGCGCTGGGTGCCAACCTGTTCATGCCCTGGGAGGTGGCGCTGGCCCGCCGGGCCCGCCGCGTCTACACGCGGGACGCTCCTTCGGCTGCGTCTCTGGCCCGCCGCGGCGTCAATGCCTCGTACCGGGGCAGTTTTGCTATGGACATCCTGCCAGCGCCAGAGCGGGACCTCCCGGAACTGCCCACCGGACGGCCAGTGCTGGCACTCGTGCCGGGCCAGCGGGGCGACGCCGACTTCTCCCTGCCGCTCATGCTGGAGGCAGCGGCCCACCTGCCTGAGTGGCAGGCCGCCGTGGCGTTTGCGAACGACTGGGCAGCGTTGCCGGTGCCTGCTGGCTGGCAGCTCACGGGCGCCGGAGACCAGACCCGCTGGCTTCAGCGTGGCGACGTGCGTGTGCTGGTGCTGCGCGGCGCCTTCGCCGCAGTCGCGCGCCGCGCGACGATGGCGCTGGGCACGGCCGGAACAGCGTCCGAGCAGCTGGCGGGCCTGGGCGTGCCGGTCATCGGGTTTCCGACTCCTGGCCCGCAGTACGTGGCGGGGTTCGCGCGCCGGCAGGCTCGCCTGCTGGGCCGGGCCCTGACGGTCACTCCGGCTGATCCCTGTGAGGTCGTGCGGGCGGTGAGGACACTGTTCGACCACCCGCAGCGTCTGAAGGCAGCTCAGGCAGACGGTCGGGAGCGGATCGGCCCGCCCGGCGCCCTGCGCGCCATCGCGGCTGAGTTGGACGGGTAG